The proteins below are encoded in one region of Helianthus annuus cultivar XRQ/B chromosome 2, HanXRQr2.0-SUNRISE, whole genome shotgun sequence:
- the LOC110935799 gene encoding alpha/beta hydrolase domain-containing protein 17C, whose protein sequence is MGCVISNLSAKFAFFPPSPPTYQIKKQEDGKLTAVYTSSSTALTSANGGGGGGGGGGGYSLDVLVLPTRRGNKIVAFYLKNPYARLTLLYSHGNAADLGQLVDLFVQLKANLRVNLMGYDYSGYGASTGKPSELNTYADIEAVYECLQTEYGVSQEDLILYGQSVGSGPTLHLASKLPRLRGVVLHSAILSGLRVVCHVNCRFCFDIYKNVNKIQKVKCSTLVIHGMEDDVVSWLHGNRLWKKAKDPYEPLWIKEGNHCNLELYPDYIRHLYKFIYDMETMTTKTRLTKIKQKLRLPKKSNTGKSTAGCSCCCIKVGQPSCRPKCPKPQCPKSKCPKPQCPKCLCSPKCPDCLQCGCCCLNWKFSCCWLPKPKCPDVKLLKCPSCLRCGCGCGCGCGCGCFTCLCKCMRCSCW, encoded by the exons ATGGGTTGTGTAATATCTAATCTCAGTGCTAAATTTGCCTTCTTTCCCCCATCGCCACCCACCTACCAGATCAAGAAACAAGAAGATGGTAAGTTAACGGCTGTTTACACGTCATCCTCCACTGCGCTGACGTCAGCTAACGGTGgaggtggcggcggcggcggtggtggtggttacTCACTTGATGTGTTGGTGCTACCCACTAGAAGAGGGAACAAGATTGTAGCTTTTTATCTTAAGAACCCTTATGCAAGACTCACTCTATTGTATTCTCATGGTAATGCTGCTGATTTGGGTCAACTAGTTGACCTTTTTGTTCAACTCAAAGCTAATCTTAGAGTCAATCTCATGGG ATATGATTATTCGGGCTACGGAGCGTCAACCGGCAAG CCAAGTGAGCTTAATACATATGCTGACATAGAGGCCGTTTACGAGTGTCTCCAGACTGAATATGGTGTCAGCCAGGAAGACTTGATTCTCTATGGACAGTCGGTCGGAAGTGGGCCGACACTCCATTTGGCTTCTAAGTTACCTAGGTTAAGAGGTGTTGTTTTACACAGTGCCATTCTTTCTGGCCTTCGTGTCGTTTGTCATGTTAACTGCAGATTTTGCTTCGATATTTACAAG AATGTTAACAAGATTCAGAAGGTCAAATGCTCCACACTCGTGATACAT GGTATGGAGGACGATGTTGTAAGTTGGCTACACGGAAACCGACTATGGAAGAAGGCTAAGGACCCGTACGAACCGTTATGGATCAAAGAAGGTAACCACTGCAACTTAGAGCTCTATCCCGACTACATCCGTCATCTTTACAAGTTCATTTACGATATGGAAACCATGACCACCAAAACCCGACTTACAAAGATCAAACAAAAGCTCAGGCTACCAAAAAAGTCAAACACCGGGAAGTCAACTGCAGGCTGCTCTTGTTGTTGTATAAAAGTTGGGCAGCCAAGCTGCCGCCCGAAATGCCCAAAACCTCAGTGCCCGAAATCGAAATGCCCAAAACCTCAGTGCCCGAAATGTTTGTGCTCACCAAAATGCCCGGATTGTTTGCAATGCGGATGCTGTTGTCTTAACTGGAAGTTTAGTTGTTGCTGGCTGCCAAAACCGAAATGCCCAGATGTAAAGTTACTCAAATGCCCTTCGTGTTTGAGATGCGGATGTGGATGTGGATGTGGATGCGGATGTGGATGCTTTACGTGTTTATGCAAGTGCATGCGGTGTTCTTGCTGGTGA